cacgaaccgatactaaaggtgcccgtggggccccagcctgaccacagcctgacgcagcctcattagtaccggttcgtgacacgaaccggtacaaaaagttgctcacgaaccggtactaatgatctccgcccgcctagccgttggaaccggcactaatggacacattagtaccggctcaaaatcaaaccggcactaatgtgcttcacatttgaccctttttctactagtgtgaaaCCGCAACCTAAGATTGCCTAAAAGCCTTAGCATTTTATGCCTTCTGATTCCAACGCAGTTCTGCTGGTTCGTTGGCATAGTTGCAGAGATACAATAAGCTCACAAGGCAGGGCAAAATGAGGCTAATTTTGCATCTTTTTTTTGCAAGGGTATAATTTTGCATCTAAGAGGGGTACCCAGATTACTTTTAGTCTAGAAAGATGTTTTAACATTGCTAGAACACTCAGAGGCATTATCCAATGACATGGCCATGAGCTTGACCATAAGAGACCGGCAGCTCTCGCTGAGATGTTGTAAGCCGTCGGTGGCCACGGTGGCCCTTAGATTTGCCGGCAAGGCGAGAAAATTGAAGCACGCCTTCTTCAGCCCCTCACAGTGGTGCCGCTCGGCCAGCATGAGGATGCTTGCCGCCCTGCCAACATCGATGTACTTGCACAGCTTCTCCTCGCAGATCAGCTTCAGCCGCTCCATGCCGTACCTGTCCGCCGCAACGAGCAGATGCTGGCAGGTGACATCTTCCTCTTCCTTGCGCATATCTGGCAACGAGCCAGTATATGCGAAACGAAGCAGCGCCTTGAACACCTCCGCATCCATGTCTTCCACGCGCACGCTGCTGCCGGCGGCATTACCCTCCTTCATGGGTCCGAAGAGCTCAGCCGCGAACACGGGTGAGCAGGCCGCGAGCACGCACCGGTGCGCGGCAATGGTCTCACTACCTACATCAAACACCACATCGGCACCCATCTTGGTCTCGAGCAGCCTGCCAAGGTTCTGGCGCAGGTCGCAAGGGGGCACGGAGATGAAGGCCGCCGCATCCGCAGCACAGTAACCGTGGAAGACTACGATGTCGCACCGGACGGTGAACGAATCGTTCCTGAGATGCTTGGAGCTCTCCAGctcatcccttttgatgaaggTACTGTACGCCCAGCCCCCCCCCCGGGAGGGGAAGTGGTCCACCGATCTCGACGCCATCGATGacgcttgcagcgccgcctcctccgcgccggcgccgcctcctccccgCCGGCGAGACAGATGTCGAACTGGTCCTTCACCCCCGCCGCGACGTCTTCGCGTAGCAACAGGGTGAGGGACACGAAATCCGCGACTGCCGGCTTCGAGCCGTTGGGGTAGTATTCGATCCGCCAGCGGTGGCCGCCGATGAAGAAAGAGCGGGACTTGATGCGCTTTCCCGTGGGAATGGCGCCCTTGGTGCGGGAGTAGCCGTGGATGGTGAGAAGGTGGTGCCCGCTCGTCGTGTTGGCCACGATGGCGGACCTTGACGGCCCTCTTCTTCCAGTGCCGGGGGACGCCATTGCCAACCTACTCCGCGAGATTGATGTGGGTTGTTGTTGCAGATTTGGGCGAGGGTTTTGCGCAGCCAAAGGgtaatttttttcttttgagaaAACCAAAGGGTAAATAGGAACGTACGGAGATGAAGACTCGCCACGGGACCCGGGCCCCACATGGGAAAAATCGTAGTATCAACAAGTTAACGTTTCTTTTTGTTAAAACAATCATAAATATCGAGGATAGGAAGACAAATACAACCATTTTCGAGATGAGAAAAAGAAAACACAAGCAGCATTATTTTTTGGGCAGTTATCTGTTGCCGGTGTGCCGGTCCAACAGTTGGGCCCGTCGAGCCCATGCCGTCCGATGCACTGCCTCCCAACCGTTAGATCGAGCCCTCCTGCATCGTCGTCTACCTTCTGCGTCATCTTTTCCCTCGATAACAAGCTTAATTGAGACGAGCCACGGCAAGCATCGCGGGCCATCCCACACCCAGCCGTGGGCGTCTacctcgccgtcgtccccgtcgccaTTCGCCGCTCGCCCtcatcgtcgccgtcgccgtcgctgcTCGCCGGTTGGAGCACTGGTGCCCCATGGCCCGCCCCCTCTCATGCAGCAAAGAAAATGGACCCAACAAAAAAAAGACCCTGCCGGTCCCTGAATTTCGTCGCCGTTGCAGCTCTGCCAAGAAGCCACCGCAGTAGTCAGTTGCATCAATGGTGAGGTGCCGATTCAAGCTTTTTATTGCGGTCTCTTGTTGAAGCTTTTCATAAATAGGGTTGAAACTTTTCAGTCAACAATTGCAACTCTTTCGTTATGTACTCGCAGGGTTGAAGCTTTCTATACAGCGTGTTGAAGCTTTTCAATTCACGATTGAAGCTTTCCAAATTCGACGGTTGTagcttttttttcttttgtagtgGTCGCATGAAATTTATCTATTTCgtcggttgaagctttttcaaaTACAGTTGGAAGCTTTCACATGAACGGTTGTAGCTTTTTTCAGTTTGTATGGGTGGTCCGTTGAAACTTCTGCAAACCACGATTGAAGCTTGCATATAAACGATTGTAGCTTTTTTCAGTCGTCGTGCCCGGTTGAAGCTTTATACACAGCCGGTTGAAGTATTTGAATCAATCGGTTGCAGTTTTTTGGGTCATCGGTTGCAACATAGGTGCAGGCGCTACCAAGCTTGTAGCATCTCCGGTGGGTGGTTCCAGCACGTGTGCAGCTGCTCGCAGATGGCGTATCCATGCCGGCTTCCAACTCAGGCTCACCAGGGCAGGAGGAACTTGCAGGCGGGGGGCTGCGGAGAAGTGGGCAAAGGCGTGCTGAGGTTGGAGGTAGGGCCCTACACGGGATTGGGCTAGCCGGCGGCGGGATCCAAAGGAGAAAGACGAGGAGCGTGGCCACCGGCGTGCTAGGCTGGGAGAGAAGGAGGGGATCGGGGGGAAGAAGGAAAAGGGAGAAGATAAGGTGGGCTAGGGTGATGCGCGAGGCGTACGATGGGGGCTCATCGCGTGGCTCGTGAGCGACCGGCCGAATCGTTCGGCCGGCGCACCGCGCCCCAACGTTTACCTAATCTTTTTTTGCGGAAGGACTAAGATCTATTATAAAAATTCACAGGAAATGCGTAGCACTCatacataataaaaattacaatGAGCCTATCTGTTTTTTAGTGACGCGAGGATGGAAGCCGCCATGGATACGATAAATCCCGAAAGTTCAGAATTTGACCATGGCAAATCGAATATTTTCGATGGTAATTTTAGTGACGCGAGGATGGTAAGTTTAGTTGACACACACGGCAATTTTCTGGCAGAAAATACACAAAGCACGGATTTGCCATTCTTGCCAACTAAACTTGTCATCCTCACGTCACTAAAATTGCCATCAGAAACGTTCGATTTGTCATGGTCAAATCCTCAACATTCAGGCGTTATCGAGGTCCAAACATTATACTACTATAAATGATCATACAATTCCTAATTTCAGATTATGTGTGCTGTCATGCACAATTTTTCTTTTAAAATTCTACTCCATCTGTAAATTAATAACAGGCATTTTATATCAGTAAACATCTTATAGAGGGAGTAGATATGAACTTTCGTCAAGTTACAACTGGCTTCAGACAGTGTTGCGACTGTCAGAATCAGATCCAGTCATAAACTGATCCAGTAGGGGGCGAGCTGGGGCCATGGCTCCCCCATGCTGGATTTTTTTCCTTAAATTACGCCTATGTAATATATGGATTTGCAGAGTTAATGCCTAAATTTTTATGTATAGCCCCCTCCAACGATCATACATATATCATTGACCACCTCAGATAAACTTTTTGCATCCATCCCTGGCGACCATGGTCAAACTAAGCAGAAGTTGATGCGAGCAACAAGGGGACGCGGTGGTGCCGCAACGCCATGTGACAAAGCTGTGAGCGATGACGACCTCGGCTCGACAAACCCgcgccgcgggggggggggggggggggggggggtaattttttttctgttttcctGCCAAAGAGGTGAGGTCGACGCCGCTTTGTTTTGTGGGGGATATTCGAGAGCTTTATTAGATAAAAGCGTTTGCATCACAGTCAGCCAACACGCTACTAAtcaggaagctaggagtattgtCAAGCCAGCTCTCAGTCACATCAATTGTGCAAGCATGCAGAGGTGCATCGAACCTTCTTACATGCCAAGCCAGAATGTTGCCAATACAGTTCATTCATCACGTTTTTCATGGAAATCATATATATGACATATGAAGCTTCAGATTTCTTTATCATTCAAGCTCCCAAGATTCTTTGCCGTGTTTTTCATGGAAACTCTGGGAAGAATTCAATTAAAAAATGACTCCAACTAACAATGGCGCTTTGCATTGCCCACTCCATTTTTAGATGACAATGAAGGTCTTAACCATCAAGGCTTGAAATGAGTACGAGCATACCTCACAAATTATTTATTTTTCCCAAAACCTTATACACTGAGACATGCTTGCTATAACCTCACATTTCAGTTCACAAGCCAGAACAATGGCTTTAACTACCCTGGATCATTCTTAACTTGATGAGAAATTCCTGAAAATTTGTTACTCACATAGTGATATGGACTAGTTAGGCCTCTTAAGTGTAACAGATTAAGAACTGAACTACACTGAAACTTACAGCAAGGAAACCAAGTTCAAAAATGTGTAACTCCCATACTCCTTAACCAAATTTAGAGTATAAGCACTGTAAGAAAAGATCAAACAAAACACTAAAACTTTATCCACTTTCCCTGTACAGATTCTTCCTCTAAAGTATTTTAAAATGCCAATCAACAAATAATACTGTAACTGAAACTGTGGCAGTCTGCGGGACAGAGAGTGGATAAGGGAGGAGCCGAGGAGAAAAGGGAATGGACGCGAGCCACGTTAACAGGATTCTATAAAAAAAATCGGTTCCGGGTCAGGAATAAGGAGATGTGGGTAGTGTATACTCCAAGTCTCCGATATATTAGTCTGTTTATTGCAGACTCATCTTTGTTGAGCCGCGTCTGCATCGCAATTTGACTATATTGAAGACCGGATGAATACATTAGAGACTCGTCTGGTGTAAAAGCGTCTCTGATATGTCATTAGAGACATGTTTTAAATAAGTGTCTCCAAACATGGTGTCTTCTTTGTTAGTTTCTTACATAGTGATTGCAACAGAAAAATTAGGACGAAAAAGAATAGAAACTTCACTAAACATGTAATATTACATGGAATAGGTGAAGAACAGGTTTCCATCGCGTAAACGGTGTAAATTGCAGTAAGACGACGTATTTCTCTATTATTGTAACGAAATTGAAACA
The sequence above is a segment of the Aegilops tauschii subsp. strangulata cultivar AL8/78 chromosome 6, Aet v6.0, whole genome shotgun sequence genome. Coding sequences within it:
- the LOC109770921 gene encoding BTB/POZ and MATH domain-containing protein 1-like: MASPGTGRRGPSRSAIVANTTSGHHLLTIHGYSRTKGAIPTGKRIKSRSFFIGGHRWRIEYYPNGSKPAVADFVSLTLLLREDVAAGVKDQFDICLAGGEEAAPARRRRRCKRHRWRRDRTFIKRDELESSKHLRNDSFTVRCDIVVFHGYCAADAAAFISVPPCDLRQNLGRLLETKMGADVVFDVGSETIAAHRCVLAACSPVFAAELFGPMKEGNAAGSSVRVEDMDAEVFKALLRFAYTGSLPDMRKEEEDVTCQHLLVAADRYGMERLKLICEEKLCKYIDVGRAASILMLAERHHCEGLKKACFNFLALPANLRATVATDGLQHLSESCRSLMVKLMAMSLDNASECSSNVKTSF